In Populus alba chromosome 1, ASM523922v2, whole genome shotgun sequence, a single window of DNA contains:
- the LOC140955261 gene encoding uncharacterized protein: MEGMANAATPMLTLPPAPIIPTILEVATATNDVVQLVRLVKSMREMGCEPYSGEQNAEVAGRWIRKVEKTMVQIKIPHDLRVDCGTQLLSEEKGKIGLFNIPIVREFPEELPGLPLEREVEVTIDILPGVSPIAQPPYRMAPKELDELKIQLQELLDKGFIRPSNSPWGAPVLFVKKKDGTLRLCIDYRQLNKVTVKNRYPLSWIYDFFDQLKGAKVFSKIHLRSGYYQMRIKGQDVPKTTFRTRYGHFKFLVLPFGLTNAPAFFMDLMNRVFQPYLDKAYGVFKRHFCGPLEGGSSFEIGKAYYDYDLGKVNVVTDALSHKNKAIRGGPTTWNEETMIGLKRLGAVLSVSPEGSLMAQLRVKSGYQEQILEAQHLNDELLKVRIKLESGDETLFRMGLPRGKKGNDAIWVIVDQLTKSSLFLPVKMIDPVDKLAKIYVNEVTDGQSERVIQILEDLLRACALEFGGNWEEHLSLVEFTYNNSYQTKNGMAPFEALYGRKCRTPLCWEEVGDKKLYGAELVQITTEKVRIIKDQMKAAQDRHKKYADIRRRPLEFCPGDKLFLKVAPWKHMLRFDMKGKLTPRFIGPFEIQKRIGQGWPM; the protein is encoded by the exons ATGGAAGGTATGGCTAATGCTGCCACTCCTATGCTAACACTCCCACCTGCACCCATCATACCAACCATTTTAGAAGTAGCTACAGCTACTAATGACGTGGTACAACTAGTTCGTTTGGTGAAAAGTATGAGAGAAATGGGTTGTGAACCCTACTCAGGTGAGCAAAATGCTGAAGTGGCGGGAAGGTGGATTAGAAAGGTGGAGAAAACCATGGTTCAAATTAAGATACCACATGATCTGCGGGTAGATTGTGGTACTCAATTACTATCAGAAG AAAAGGGTAAAATAGGATTGTTTAACATTCCAATTGTGAGGGAATTTCCGGAAGAATTGCCAGGACTACCCTTAGAAAGAGAAGTTGAAGTCACCATAGATATATTGCCTGGGGTGTCTCCTATAGCCCAACCACCGTATAGAATGGCCCCAAAAGAATTGGATGaattgaaaattcaattgcAGGAGCTGttagacaaagggttcatacgACCAAGCAACTCACCTTGGGGGGCACCTGTATtatttgtgaagaagaaagatggaacGTTGAGGCTTTGCATAGATTATCGTCAACTGAATAAAGTGACGGTAAAAAACAGATATCCACTTTCGTGGATATATGATTTCTTCGATCAGTTGAAGGGTGCCAAAGTATTCTCAAAGATTCATTTAAGATCAGGATACTACCAAATGCGAATCAAGGGGCAAGATGTGCCAAAAACTACCTTCAGAACTCGCTACGGACACTTTAAGTTCTTAGTGCTACCCTTTGGATTAACTAATGCTCCAgcattttttatggatttaatgaaCCGAGTATTCCAACCATACCTTGATAA GGCATATGGTGTCTTCAAAAGGCATTTTTGTGGACCCTTAGAAGGTGGAAGCAGTTTTGAGATAGGAAAGGCCTACTACG ATTATGATCTAGGAAAAGTGAATGTAGTCACGGATGCTCTCAGCCATAAAAACAAGGCAATTAGGGGTGGACCAACGACTTGGAATGAGGAAACCATGATTGGACTAAAGAGATTGGGAGCAGTATTAAGTGTTAGTCCGGAAGGTTCCTTAATGGCTCAACTAAGGGTGAAGTCGGGATATCAAGAGCAAATATTAGAGGCACAACATCTTAATGATGAGTTGTTAAAAGTAAGAATCAAACTGGAATCGGGGGATGAAACTCTTTTCCGAATGG GACTACCTAGAGGAAAGAAGGGAAATGATGCAATCTGGGTCATTGTGGATCAACTAACTAAGTCTTCCCTTTTCCTACCAGTAAAGATGATAGATCCAGTTGACAAGTTGGCTAAGATTTATGTGAACGAAGTT ACTGATGGCCAATCTGAGAGAGTTATTCAGATCTTAGAAGATTTACTAAGAGCATGTGCTTTGGAATTTGGTGGAAACTGGGAGGAGCACTTGTCACTAGTAGAAttcacgtataacaatagtTATCAGACAAAAAATGGAATGGCCCCATTTGAAGCTCTTTATGGCAGAAAGTGTAGGACACCCTTGTGTTGGGAAGAAGTTGGGGACAAAAAGCTGTATGGGGCAGAATTAGTGCAAATCACTACTGAAAAAGTGAGGATTATTAAGGATCAAATGAAGGCAGCTCAGGATAGACATAAGAAGTATGCAGATATTCGAAGAAGACCACTTGAATTTTGTCCTGGAGATAAATTATTTCTGAAGGTAGCACCATGGAAGCACATGCTGAGATTCGACATGAAGGGAAAGTTAACCCCAAGGTTCATTGGACCATTTGAAATCCAAAAACGTATCGGCCAAGGTTGGCCGATGTAG